A genomic segment from Mustela lutreola isolate mMusLut2 chromosome 15, mMusLut2.pri, whole genome shotgun sequence encodes:
- the CEP295NL gene encoding protein DDC8 homolog, translating into MKRNADRAAGLSPSPEQQAPRLQQKHRLLQVREKGPLALQRQDLPQPKSPQPLRLAEELEAPGQPQHGRGLEHLYLAHRLGAGGGQAREHRPDSKGPAQRGTARPPRAWEKHRAAIQEEKSHRDHREGLAGQQARLTQAQRRAAGPEKLGAPRAAGLTRRPLCPREQNKSKRPPLMKARGGHRPADPWGSRGVDREAFLAVPGAFGHLQRRERGGARDRRRRPGKGTTPPGQGRTHRSLDQSPEGNTEDPEQPWPICWTHGGGAAPQASLCRRGDKSRWQRELEFAFQELFNTNRELKKHLTLHLALGPAADQSARDELSPRDVQEPRGESQRHQPAVGPEADVEPGTEPTGPAQAKAPESRTSLEEFLSNLKNQKYLRPTTFPSKTMSEPLSPKAGVFIGAENRLLGGLGSREALARPDPLAEGPRRRFLQEQADGASLVALWRRPDGLLEPVPGTGPPGLSWEARSQAGLEGQREQRRAGPACLTSYSSLDPEEEGACAGDTTSPWASGFILDDDRHSQMIHDLQQQIEEQNKLHKQFLAEARKRLQEFQRI; encoded by the coding sequence ATGAAAAGAAATGCAGACAGAGCCGCCGGGCTGAGTCCCAGCCCCGAACAGCAGGCCCCGCGCTTACAGCAGAAGCACAGGTTGCTGCAGGTCCGCGAGAAGGGACCCCTGGCCCTGCAGAGACAAGACCTCCCTCAGCCGAAGAGCCCACAGCCCCTGCGCCTGGCTGAGGAGCTGGAGGCCCCCGGCCAGCCCCAGCACGGCCGGGGCCTGGAGCACCTGTACTTAGCCCATCGGTTAGGTGCTGGGGGAGGACAGGCCAGGGAGCACCGGCCTGACTCGAAGGGGCCGGCCCAGCGAGGAACAGCCCGGCCGCCCAGGGCCTGGGAAAAGCACAGAGCAGCCATCCAAGAAGAGAAGAgtcacagagatcacagagaagggCTGGCTGGACAGCAGGCCCGGCTCACCCAGGCCCAGAGGAGAGCCGCGGGCCCCGAGAAGCTGGGGGCTCCCAGAGCCGCAGGCCTCACCCGTCGCCCCCTCTGCCCCCGCGAGCAGAATAAGAGCAAGCGACCGCCTTTGATGAAGGCCCGCGGTGGCCACCGTCCCGCTGAcccctgggggagcagaggggtgGACAGAGAAGCGTTCTTGGCTGTCCCCGGGGCGTTCGGGCAtctgcagagaagagagagaggaggagcccgGGACAGGAGGCGGCGGCCGGGAAAGGGGACAACTCCTCCGGGTCAGGGCCGCACCCATCGCTCTCTGGATCAGAGCCCCGAGGGAAACACAGAGGACCCAGAACAGCCGTGGCCCATCTGCTGGACCCACGGAGGGGGTGCTGCGCCCCAGGCGTCTCTCTGCAGACGCGGGGACAAGAGCAGgtggcagagggagctggagtTCGCCTTCCAGGAGCTGTTCAACACCAACAGGGAGCTGAAGAAGCACTTGACCTTGCACCTTGCCCTGGGGCCCGCGGCGGATCAGAGCGCCAGGGACGAGCTCAGCCCCCGCGACGTGCAAGAACCGAGGGGGGAGTCCCAGCGCCACCAGCCAGCGGTGGGCCCAGAAGCGGACGTGGAGCCCGGCACGGAGCCCACGGGGCCAGCGCAGGCAAAGGCCCCCGAGTCCCGAACCAGCTTGGAGGAGTTCTTGAGCAACCTCAAGAACCAGAAATATCTCAGGCCGACCACGTTCCCGTCTAAGACCATGAGTGAACCGTTGTCTCCCAAGGCGGGGGTGTTTATCGGTGCAGAGAACCGGCTCCTGGGTGGCCTGGGCTCCAGGGAGGCGCTGGCCAGACCTGACCCGCTGGCGGAGGGCCCCCGGCGCCGGTTCCTGCAAGAACAGGCAGACGGAGCCAGCCTCGTGGCCTTGTGGCGGAGACCAGATGGGCTGCTGGAGCCAGTGCCCGGGACGGGGCCCCCGGGGCTGAGCTGGGAAGCCCGCTCCCAGGCCGGgctggaagggcagagagaacagagaagggcAGGCCCGGCCTGCCTGACGTCTTACTCCTCCCTAGACCCCGAGGAGGAAGGGGCGTGTGCCGGTGACACCACTTCCCCCTGGGCCTCCGGCTTCATCCTCGACGATGACAGGCACAGTCAGATGATCCATGACCTTCAGCAGCAAATTGAAGAGCAAAACAAGTTGCACAAGCAATTTCTCGCAGAAGCCAGGAAACGCTTGCAAGAGTTTCAGAGGATATGA